The Amycolatopsis methanolica 239 nucleotide sequence GTTTTCGCGGTAGAACCGGTTACCGTGTCCGATGTGAGCGACAAGCGCCGACCTGCGAATCCGTGGCCTCCGGTCCAGACCGAACAGCCGAAGATCCACCCCAAGGCGCCCGGACCGGGCACGAAACTCGAGATGCACTACGCCGAGTGCTTCGGATGCGGTGAGGTCGACAACGGTCTGCACATGCACTCCACCGTCGGTGACGCGGGAGTCGTGTACTCGCAGTTCCCGGTCACGAGCGCGCACCAGGGCGCGCCGGGGCTCGCCCACGGCGGGCTGCTGGCGTGCGCGTTCGACGAAGCGCTCGGCTCGACGGTCGGCAACCTGCTCCGCCGCCCCGCGGTGACCGGCAAGCTGGAGACCGACTTCCTGCGGCCGGTCCCGGTCGGCACGACGCTGTTCATCGCGGCGCGCGTGGACGGCGTGGCGGGCCGCAAGATCTATGCCAGCGCCGACGGGCACCTCGACTCCGCCGACGGTCCGGTGGCCGTGCGCGCGCGGGGACTGTTCGTCCAGGTGGGACTCGAACACTTCACGACGCACGGCGATCCCGAAGCGCTGCAGAAGTTCGCCCCGGCACGGACCAAGGGCCGTGAGGAGTGGGACATCAACCCCTGACGCTGCGGCCGGTTCCGGACCGGTCAGCTCGTCGGAGTTGGGCCAACTCGGGGCGGTCAGCGGCAAGCACGGCGCAGCGAGTGGCAAACACGCCTGCACTCAACCTCGGTCCGGCCCGCGCATCCGCCGCGCAGGCGGTGTGCGGCCGCTCCGGGTGGCGGGTTTGCCGCACGGGCGCTAGCCGGGTTGCCCCGAGTGGGCGGCGGCCGCGCGTCAGGTGAGTGTGCGCGGGCGCACCGAGTTGGCGCGGTCGACCAGCTCGATCCGCTCGCCCGCCGTGTGGGCCAGTCGCGCCAGTGTGCGGTAGCAGCGTTCCAGTCCGAAGCGGATGTCCCGTTCGGACAGATCGCAGCCCAGCACTTTCGCGCTCGTCCGGTATCCCGGCGGCGCGCCCTGCACGTAGCTGAACGCCGCCTCCAGCACCTCGGCCGAGATCCGCGTCCGCCGCTCGGCGTCCAGGCGCAACTGCTCCAGCTTCACGCCCGCGTCGACCAGATCCGCCTCGCTGACCGAGGTGTTCGGTCCGCTCGCGCGAGTTTTGATCTTGATGGCCGCCACCTGCGCCGCCACGTAGTGCGTAGACGCCGATGGCACCGACTCCAGCACCTCGATCGCGCCCGCCCGCGCGCCCTGCGCCAGGTACAC carries:
- a CDS encoding PaaI family thioesterase, translating into MHYAECFGCGEVDNGLHMHSTVGDAGVVYSQFPVTSAHQGAPGLAHGGLLACAFDEALGSTVGNLLRRPAVTGKLETDFLRPVPVGTTLFIAARVDGVAGRKIYASADGHLDSADGPVAVRARGLFVQVGLEHFTTHGDPEALQKFAPARTKGREEWDINP